The sequence below is a genomic window from Nostoc flagelliforme CCNUN1.
GGGTCAATAACAGATCCGCCAGACAAGGACTTGAGCGCCATCATTGCATCCCAGGTCATTTGTCCGTTGGTGATGCCGATGCCAACCAAAATTTTGCACTTAGCTTGGTCAGTGCTGTGTCCTGATGTCCAGATATCTTCAACCCCCTGGAACGAGTAATCCTGGGCATGGCGGGTAGCGTTGGGGTCTGGATATCTCCATAAACTAGCAAGCATCATCGTGAACTGATACAGGGGCGATCTGGAGTCGATGCGGCTCAACGGCGGCGGTACATTCCCGGCATCCCAGGCATCCGCTAGTCGGTAGAGCCAGGTTTGCACGAGTTCCATTTGCCTGCCTTCTTCCCGCATTCCTGATGCGATCCTGGTTCGCCTGCTGGTTGTACGTTGTTTAGAAATCGGTGGGTTCATCTTCTGGTCGATCGCCTTCTCCATGCTGTCAGCCAGCGATCGGAGCTTGGAAGCTTGGTCTGTTTTACTACTCGGTCTAGCCGGGGCAGCCAACGTTTTCAAAGCTTGCGTTGGAGACGTTCTTTGGCTGGCGGAAACTTGAATAATTCGTGGCTGAACTTGCGGCGATGGTAGTCCTAGCCAGTCAAACAAATCATCGGTTGATTGCATAATTCTAAGTGGTTTGAGGTTCTTAAAAAAATCCCGCCCACAAGGCGGGAATAGAAATGATGAAGTGTTAAGCTGTTACACCAAAGAAGCTCCCTCATTGAAGCGTGGTGCTTCAATGAGGGAGCTGTCACAATTGGAACTGTCACGGGAAGATTCATCAAATCGGGCGCGACGGAAGGCTCGGACAATTACCTTTCCTTCGTCCTGGCGGAATTGACTATAATTTATTTTCATTTCCTCATTCAATGGCAAAAATCTAGCAACTAGCCCATTAAATACTGGGGTTTCAATTAATTCTGTAAGCATATAGAAAAAGTTTTACTGTTGATTTAATCAAAGATTTCCATGATTTCATCAACTACGAAATTGGCGTCATTTAGCCTACTCATATATCTCCTTTGTTGTGGGTTGAGGCTCTTTTGTAGCTTAAACTAGTAGCTCGTTGGGGTCAATTAATGGGCGTAGAAATTTACCCATGCCTAGCTTTTACGGCTGCTGAACTGGAAGCGAATTACAGAAACTGTCTAGAGCTAAGGAGCGAGTAGACGCTAAAATTTCGCTAGGTGAATCTCTCTCAATTTTGCAGGCTTGTGGACTTCAAGACCAGGATGAATATAACCAAGCCCAGTGCGATCGCTTTCTTGAGGCTTGCGATTTAATCAAAAATCAACGCAAATCCTTTGAGGAGGTTGCACAATATTTCGGGCTGAATAACTCGACACCAGATGTAGATACAGATGAACTTCTGCAACAGCTTGGAGATACTACGGCTTTATTGGGCGAGGAGGAGCGAGAGTTAATTAGAGAAATGGTGCGACAGAAGGCCAAGGGTGATATGGCTGGGTTGCCCAAGTTGTATTTGCAGTGCAGCTTCATATTAAATTGGGATCACTGATGAACCATCGATGAGAAGAGCTTTTTGATACCCATCTATTCCCTTGTGGTTAGATGAAAGCTTGTGCTTGCTCGATACAAGCTTTCAACCGTTCGGCTAAAACTTGAACGTGGGGCTGAGTCATCATCGTCACATGGGTTCCTGGAACAAACTGGACATCCACTGGTTCACTAGAAAACGCGCTCCAGCCCCAGGCCAAATCTTGTAAAAGCTCAGATTGTAAGGCAGCAGGCTCTTCTGGAACAGACTCGCTGGCGCGAAAAAGAGTAATTGCGATCGGATTGACCTGTTGTGGGACATACTCAGCGCTACCATCAGCTTTGTAAGCTTGCAACAACTTCTTCAAATATGTGATATCGGCATCGGGAGGCAGAATGTCAACCATTTTCAAGTACTCTAGAACATATTTAAATTGATCCTCTGGAGCTAAAGATAACAAGGGATCAGCATCCATATCCAAATCCTTTGTGAAGGCAACTTTCAAGAGTTTGGCAGTCTCAATCATATGTTTAACATCATCCCATTCTTCTTGCTTTGGCTGAGCGATCGGTGCTGTGGTATCAAGAATGGCAACTAGAGCCACCACCTGTCCCTGACTCAGTAACTGTTGCGCCATTTCATAAACGACTTTACCACCAAAAGAATGTCCTGCCAAAAAATACGGTCCTTGGGGCTGCACAACTTGCATTGCTTCAAGGTATTGGGCGGCTATATCCTCAACTTGGCTGATTGCCGCTAATTCTCGATCCCGATCGTAGGCTTGGAAAGTGTAGAACGGCTGGTCCA
It includes:
- a CDS encoding SAM-dependent methyltransferase, which codes for MQSTDDLFDWLGLPSPQVQPRIIQVSASQRTSPTQALKTLAAPARPSSKTDQASKLRSLADSMEKAIDQKMNPPISKQRTTSRRTRIASGMREEGRQMELVQTWLYRLADAWDAGNVPPPLSRIDSRSPLYQFTMMLASLWRYPDPNATRHAQDYSFQGVEDIWTSGHSTDQAKCKILVGIGITNGQMTWDAMMALKSLSGGSVIDPKRVKIEQLLNDLIGTRIPGYFPTPKPLAQRVVDLAGIRDGMRVLEPHGGSGSLCDAMKAKHPNVVLEVIEIDFDLREILELKGYNIIGHDFLAIQDVLWDRIIANPPFENLADIDHTLHAFDRLLPNGRLVTIMSVAWTFRKDKKAEDFRDWVNNVGGDWELLPEGAFYESDRPTGVRTGILVVNK